A single Heterodontus francisci isolate sHetFra1 chromosome 11, sHetFra1.hap1, whole genome shotgun sequence DNA region contains:
- the LOC137374996 gene encoding collagen alpha-2(I) chain-like, translated as MEPGNQPDWMEPGNQPDWMEPGNQSDWMEPGNQRDWMEPRNQSDWMEPGNQPGWMEPGNKSDRMEPRNQSDWMEPRNQRDWMEPRNQLDGDGELAGLDGAGEPAGLDGAGEPAGLDGAGEPVRLDGAGEPAGLDGAEEPAGLDGAGEPAGLDGAGEPVRLDGDGELAGLDGAGEPAGLDGAGEPAGLDGAGEPAGLDGAGEPVRLDGDGELAGLDGAGEPAGLDGAGEPAGLDGAGVPVGLDGAGVLAGLDGAGEPAGLDGAGELAGLDGAGEPAGLDGAGVPVGLDGAGVLAGLDGAGEPVRLDGDGEPAGLDGAGEPAGLDGAGVPAGLNGAGEQIELDGAGVPAGLDGAEEPAGLDGDGVPAGLDGAEELAGLDGAGEPAGLDGAGEPAGLDGAEEPDGMDGAGEPAGLDGAGERAGLNGAGEPVGLDGAGEPVGLDGAGEPVRLDGAGEPIGLDGAEEPAGLDGAGEPIGLDGAGEPIGLDGAEEPAGLDGAGEPIGLDGAEEPAGLDGAGEPIGLDGAEEPAGFDGAGEPIGLDGDGEPAGFDGAGEPIGLDGAEEPAGFDGAGEPVGLDGAGEPIGLDGDGEPAGLDGAGEPIGLDGAEEPAGLDGAGEQIELDGAGEPIGLDGAEEPAGLNGAGEPVGVDGAGEPVGLDGAGEPAGLDGAGEQIELDGAGVPAGLDGAEEPAGLDGAEELAGLDGAGEPAGLNGAEEPAGLNGAGEPAGLDGAEEPAGLNGAREPVGVDGAGEPVGLDGAGEPAGLDGAREPVGVDGAGEPAGLDGAEEPAGLNGAREPVGVDGAGEPVGLDGAGVPAGLNGAREPVGVDGAGEPAGLDGAEEPAGLNGAREPVGVDGAGEPVGLDGAGEPAGLDGAGVPAGLNGAREPVGVDGAGEPVGLDGAGEPAGLDGAGVPAGLNGAGEQIELDGAGVPAGLDGAEELAGLDGAEEPDGMDGAGEPAGLDGAGERAGLNGAGEPVGLDGAGEPVGLDGAGEPIGLDGAEEPAGLDGAGEPIGLDGAGEPIGLDGAEEPAGLDGAGEPIGLDGAEEPAGLDGAGEPIGLDGAEEPAGFDGAGEPVGLDGAGEPIGLDGAGEPAGFDGDGEPAGLDGAGEPIGLDGAEEPAGLNGAEEPVGLDGAGEPARLDGARKPAGLDGAGEPVGLDGAAEPVDWMEPRNQPD; from the exons atggagccggggaaccagccggattggatggagccggggaaccagccggattggatggagccggggaaccagtcagattggatggagccggggaaccagcGGGATTGGATGGAGCCGAGGAACCAGTCGgattggatggagccggggaaccagccgggctggatggagccggggaacaagTCGGATAGGATGGAGCCGAGGAACCAGTCAGATTGGATGGAGCCGAGGAACCAGCGGGATTGGATGGAGCCGAGGAACCA ATTGGATGGAGACGGGGAACTAGCCGgattggatggagccggggaaccagccggattggatggagccggggaaccagccggattggatggagccggggaaccagtcagattggatggagccggggaaccagcGGGATTGGATGGAGCCGAGGAACCAGCCGGAttggatggagctggggaaccagcGGGAttggatggagctggggaaccagTCAGATTGGATGGAGACGGGGAACTAGCCGgattggatggagccggggaaccagccggattggatggagccggggaaccagccggattggatggagccggggaaccagccgggctggatggagctggggaaccagTCAGATTGGATGGAGACGGGGAACTAGCCGgattggatggagccggggaaccagccggattggatggagccggggaaccagccGGATTGGATGGAGCCGGGGTACCAGTCGGATTGGATGGAGCCGGGGTACTAGCCGgattggatggagccggggaaccagccggattggatggagccggggaactagccggattggatggagccggggaaccagccGGGCTGGATGGAGCCGGGGTACCAGTCGGATTGGATGGAGCCGGGGTACTAGCCGgattggatggagccggggaaccagtCAGATTGGATGGAGACGGGGAACCAGCCGgattggatggagccggggaaccagccGGATTGGATGGAGCCGGGGTACCAGCCGGATTGAATGGAGCCGGGGAACAAATCGAATTGGATGGAGCCGGGGTACCAGCCGGATTGGATGGAGCCGAGGAACCAGCCGGATTGGATGGAGACGGGGTACCAGCCGGATTGGATGGAGCCGAGGAACTAGCCGgattggatggagccggggaaccagccgggttggatggagccggggaaccagcGGGATTGGATGGAGCAGAGGAACCAGATGGaatggatggagccggggaaccagccgggctggatggagccggggaacgagCCGGTTTGAATGGAGCCGGGGAACCAGTCGgattggatggagccggggaaccagtcggattggatggagccggggaaccagtCAGATTGGATGGAGCCGGAGAACCAATCGGATTGGATGGAGCCGAGGAACCAGCCGgattggatggagccggggaaccaatCGGATTGGATGGAGCCGGAGAACCAATCGGATTGGATGGAGCCGAGGAACCAGCCGgattggatggagccggggaaccaatCGGATTGGATGGAGCCGAGGAACCAGCCGGATtagatggagccggggaaccaatCGGATTGGATGGAGCCGAGGAACCAGCCGGATtcgatggagccggggaaccaatCGGATTGGATGGAGACGGGGAACCAGCTGGATtcgatggagccggggaaccaatCGGATTGGATGGAGCCGAGGAACCAGCCGGATtcgatggagccggggaaccagtcggattggatggagccggggaaccaatCGGATTGGATGGAGACGGGGAACCAGCTGGAttggatggagctggggaaccaaTCGGTTTGGATGGAGCCGAGGAACCAGCCGgattggatggagccggggaacaaaTCGaattggatggagccggggaaccaatCGGTTTGGATGGAGCCGAGGAACCAGCCGGTTTGAATGGAGCCGGGGAACCAGTTGGagtggatggagccggggaaccagtcggattggatggagccggggaaccagccggattggatggagccggggaacaaaTCGAATTGGATGGAGCCGGGGTACCAGCCGGATTGGATGGAGCCGAGGAACCAGCCGGATTGGATGGAGCCGAGGAACTAGCCGgattggatggagccggggaaccagccGGATTGAATGGAGCCGAGGAACCAGCCGGATTGaatggagccggggaaccagccGGGTTGGATGGAGCCGAGGAACCAGCCGGATTGAATGGAGCCAGGGAACCAGTTGGagtggatggagccggggaaccagtcggattggatggagccggggaaccagccggattggatggagccagggaaccagtTGGagtggatggagccggggaaccagccGGGTTGGATGGAGCCGAGGAACCAGCCGGATTGAATGGAGCCAGGGAACCAGTTGGagtggatggagccggggaaccagtCGGATTGGATGGAGCCGGGGTACCAGCCGGATTGAATGGAGCCAGGGAACCAGTTGGagtggatggagccggggaaccagccGGGTTGGATGGAGCCGAGGAACCAGCCGGATTGAATGGAGCCAGGGAACCAGTTGGagtggatggagccggggaaccagtcggattggatggagccggggaaccagccGGATTGGATGGAGCCGGGGTACCAGCCGGATTGAATGGAGCCAGGGAACCAGTTGGagtggatggagccggggaaccagtCGGATTGGATGGAGCCGGTGAACCAGCCGGATTGGATGGAGCCGGGGTACCAGCCGGATTGAATGGAGCCGGGGAACAAATCGAATTGGATGGAGCCGGGGTACCAGCCGGATTGGATGGAGCCGAGGAACTAGCCGGATTGGATGGAGCAGAGGAACCAGATGGaatggatggagccggggaaccagccgggctggatggagccggggaacgagCCGGTTTGAATGGAGCCGGGGAACCAGTCGgattggatggagccggggaaccagtCGGATTGGATGGAGCCGGAGAACCAATCGGATTGGATGGAGCCGAGGAACCAGCCGgattggatggagccggggaaccaatCGGATTGGATGGAGCCGGAGAACCAATCGGATTGGATGGAGCCGAGGAACCAGCCGgattggatggagccggggaaccaatCGGATTGGATGGAGCCGAGGAACCAGCCGGATtagatggagccggggaaccaatCGGATTGGATGGAGCCGAGGAACCAGCCGGATtcgatggagccggggaaccagtcggattggatggagccggggaaccaatCGGtttggatggagccggggaaccagccGGATTCGATGGAGACGGGGAACCAGCTGGAttggatggagctggggaaccaaTCGGTTTGGATGGAGCCGAGGAACCAGCCGGTTTGAATGGAGCCGAGGAACCAGTGGGgttggatggagccggggaaccagccAGATTGGATGGAGCCAGGAAACCAGCCGgattggatggagccggggaaccagtGGGGTTGGATGGAGCCGCGGAACCAGTGGATTGGATGGAGCCGAGGAACCAGCCGGATTGA